CCTGAAAAGTTgtattgatatgtttttattcaaaataattacagGAAATTACTTTTGTTGGGTTTGCATAGAAAAGAATGCAGGAGCTGGTGCCATACATAAGTTTTTGTCTtctcatttttgtattttaaagaATTAGAAAGCTCTTAACAAactaaagaagtaaaaaaatctttatttggttttcttccGTCAAtctaataacaatttaaataagATAAACGAAAAAAACTCTACTATAATGTTAAAACCTCAAACCAAAAGCGTTGAATGATGTTGGTAGCAATCTCCCAGCAAACACCCACACGGCCACAATCCTAAGCACTCCACAACGACCAAGCTGATATAACCGTAACCAAACGTAGcagtaagagagaaagagggtgACTACGTAGACGAAAACATTCGTTTGATTCCAGATTTCTGCTCTGTCGTTAACCTTGACGGGAACTTAATGCTGAATTTGATTCTCAAGTTCCCTTTTTTCGATGGGTCTTTAGGGATCGGCATGCCTTCGCCTTTCACCACTTCTTCATAAGAAGGACTGATCACACTGTTGATCGGAACCGTTACTGTTCTTCCATCCAAACTCGTGACCTGAGCGGTGTAACCCGTAAGTGCTTCCACGAGAGGGATCTTCTGTGTGATCACAAGGTCATTCCCATCTCGCTTGAAAACAGCATGTGGCTTCTCATCAACTATGAATACAAGATCTGACGGTATAATTCCTCGTTGCTCATTCCCTTTCTCCGGGAAAGTTATCTTTGTCCCTTTCTTCCACCCTGGCTTGATTTCTATTGTCAAGATCTCCTCAACTGTTGTCGGTCTCCTGCGTCAGTACAAAGAATGCAATTTCAACTTGCGTtaccaataacaacaacaacgaagCACAAAAAGCAACTCTAATGTCCCCCTGCCTAATATCTCAACTGACCCGGAAAAACAGAGTTAACATAAATTCACTAAATACAACAAAACCTATTCAATGGCTAACGACTAACTGAAACATGGTCAAAGAGGACACTAATATCGACACTAGTAAGCATATCAATGTTTTGGATTTAGATTCATAAAAAGGtgattcttgaaactaaaacacataAGAAGGTGAttcataaaactcaaaacaagGCAATGTAGGTGAAAAAAACTGACCCGCTTGAATCAAGGACGTCTCTAgagatcttcatcttcttagtGATTCCTTTGTAAAGATCCTCTAAACTACAAGGAAGTTGTCTCTCGATAGGTGCAGCTTTCCTAGGTGGAACATTCGAAGAAGCAAAAACGTCTTCCGCAAAGCGAAACCCACCACCAGAGGGACCTGCACCACGTGAGTCTCCACCAAAGGAAGGTCTTGAGAAGCCAAAGAACTCCGAGAAGATATCATCAGCGCTTCTTCCGTTAAACCGGAACGAAGCACCTCCATCTGAACCACCCGGAAACCCGCCTGCTCCTGGAGGTGGAGCCTGGCTACTTAGACCTTCTTCTCCGTATTGATCATAGATTGCTCGCTTTTGAGGATCACTCAAAACCTAAAAAACGAATCCAAAAAGCATAAGAAAATTTAATCAAACACCATAATTGAACAAAGATGATCATTACTGAATTGAGAAAACTACACAACTGTTCgaattcaaacaaataaaagaatagGAGTTGGTGTAAGAGAATTGTACATCGTAAGCTTCAGAGATCTGTTTGAATTTGGCTTCGGCGTCGTTTTTGTTGTTAGGGTTCTTGTCAGGATGCCACTTCATGGCCAGTTTCCGATAAGCTTTCTTCAAGTCGTCGTCTTTTGCGTTCCGATCCACCTGAAGTAGCTTGTAGTAATCGACCCCCATTGCTATTAcctctcccttcttcttcttcttcttcttcttttgattcgCCTCTTCGTTTTGAAGTTTTCAATCGATGATGATCTTCCTCAATGGGGTTGATCACACCGTACCGGTTCGGATTTATAATGGAGAGACATCAGAAGATTACCCGAAtggtttggttcttttgtttggtcttcaccggtttctttcggttcggtatACCAAGCTCATATAAAATTGCACGGCGTCGGTTTAAGATAAagtatttaatttacatttaatgGCAAATAAAGGgtgataaataaattatgaaatctCTGAGGACTTAAAACggaaataaatgttttttatattggcaagcaaaagaaaaatataagaacgAACTATGTTGGTTAAATTTATCAAGAAATCCAAAAAGTAAAGAGAtgacacttcttcttcttctttctcaaccaAACCATATCCACAAGCCACCAGGCCCACCACTAGTACAATACCGACGGCTTCGAAAACCATACAGATTACCAGTGATCTCCGCCGCGGTGTCAGGTAAGCAGCTGATACTTTCCGGCAAGGTCCGGGCGGTGGAGCCGAAAGAAGTGAAGGCGGTTGTGGCGTCGGAGGGTTACATGCTCTTAGACGTGAGACCGGTTTGGGAAAGAGAAAAGGCATGTGTGAAAGGGTCCTTACACGTGCCATTGTTCGTGGAGGATACTGACAATGGGCTGATTACGTTGCTGAAGAAATGGATCCATTTGGGATATATTGGGCTTTGGACAGGCCAGAGATTCACAATGTTCAATGACGAATTCAACCTCCGTGTTGTTGAGGCTGTCCCGGACAAAGAGAGTAAAGTGCTTGTCGTGTGCGGTGAAGGACTTAGGTAACCCCAGCTAATAATGTTTCATTTTGGTTATCATTCACTTCGGTTAAATCAGTTTAGTAAAAGATTCGATTTGATCATTAGAGAGTCTTGTAATAGGCATATTTTGGTTTAGGATGGTTATAATTATCCAAAATCAAACCGATTTAGTAtcgtttttgtttggttaatttgatataaataatGGTTTTATTCTTCATATCAATATAAGGTCGTTGATGGCTGTATCGAAGCTCTACGGAGAAGGTTACAAAAGCTTAGGGTGGTTAACCGGAGGGTTTAACCGGGTAACAGAAGGAGATTTTCCAGAGATCGAAGGAACCGAAGAGCTTCGGTTCGCGACAATAGGAGGTGCATCATACTATTTACTCAAACTACTTGTACTGTTACAGTCTCTTGGCCAAAAGAgtagttaaaacttaaacattggtTATTGGAGACACTTTTTGTCCTTCAAAATTATGTCCGGTTCACACAAGACGGCGTGGTTCTGGTTTATTTAATTACAGATGTCCTTTTCAcattaattgaaatattttgtcgGAATGATTTGCTTCGGACAGGACAGCTAATCACCGAACCTAATACATTCAATTTACGATTACACCCAAACCCATGGCACTATTCCCATATGCAATTATAACACAAGGACGAGGGTAACTGCGTAATTTACAAGAACGTTCATCCGAGGTCCCTCTTTCTCCTTCCTTCCCTCGTCTGGGTTTCgagagggaagaaaaaaaaaaaaaaaatccagatctactaaaatccccaaattcaattttcaaatttgaaactCCGAGAAAGCCCTAGATTGTTTCAATTGGGGTT
The Camelina sativa cultivar DH55 chromosome 15, Cs, whole genome shotgun sequence DNA segment above includes these coding regions:
- the LOC104745048 gene encoding dnaJ homolog subfamily B member 1-like encodes the protein MGVDYYKLLQVDRNAKDDDLKKAYRKLAMKWHPDKNPNNKNDAEAKFKQISEAYDVLSDPQKRAIYDQYGEEGLSSQAPPPGAGGFPGGSDGGASFRFNGRSADDIFSEFFGFSRPSFGGDSRGAGPSGGGFRFAEDVFASSNVPPRKAAPIERQLPCSLEDLYKGITKKMKISRDVLDSSGRPTTVEEILTIEIKPGWKKGTKITFPEKGNEQRGIIPSDLVFIVDEKPHAVFKRDGNDLVITQKIPLVEALTGYTAQVTSLDGRTVTVPINSVISPSYEEVVKGEGMPIPKDPSKKGNLRIKFSIKFPSRLTTEQKSGIKRMFSST
- the LOC104745050 gene encoding rhodanese-like domain-containing protein 10, whose product is MTLLLLLSQPNHIHKPPGPPLVQYRRLRKPYRLPVISAAVSGKQLILSGKVRAVEPKEVKAVVASEGYMLLDVRPVWEREKACVKGSLHVPLFVEDTDNGLITLLKKWIHLGYIGLWTGQRFTMFNDEFNLRVVEAVPDKESKVLVVCGEGLRSLMAVSKLYGEGYKSLGWLTGGFNRVTEGDFPEIEGTEELRFATIGGASYYLLKLLVLLQSLGQKSS